The following nucleotide sequence is from Catharus ustulatus isolate bCatUst1 chromosome 33, bCatUst1.pri.v2, whole genome shotgun sequence.
GACCAaactggggctgaactggggcCAAACTTGAGCCAaactggggctgaactggggtcaaactggggctgaactggggcCAAACTTGAGCTGAACTTGAGCTGAACTGAGGCCGaactggggctgaactggggcCAGACTTGAGCCAaactggggctgaactggggtCAAACTGGGGCCAGactggggctgaactggggtCAGACTTGAGGCAAACTGGGGTTGAACTGGGGCCAGactggggctgaactggggtcaaactggggctgaactggggccagactggggctgaactggggccaaactggggccagactggggctgaactggggtcaaactggggctgaactggggcCAGACTTGAGCTGAACTTGAGCTGAACTGAGgctgaactgggactgaactggggctgaactggggcCAGACTTGAGGCAaactggggctgaactggggccaaactggggccagactggggctgaactggggtCAGACTTGAGCTGaactggggctgaactgggaccaaactggggctgaactggggcCAGACTTGAGCTGAACTGGGGTCAAACTGGGGCTGAACTGAGgctgaactgggactgaactggggctgaactggggcCAGACTTGAGGCAAACTGGGGTTGAACTGGGGTCAaactggggctgaactggggtCAAACTGGGGATGAACTGGGGTCAaactggggctgaactggggccagactggggctgaactggggcCAGACTTGAGGCAAACTGGGGTTGAACTGGGGTCAAACTGGGGCTGAACTGAGGCCGAAATGGGGCTGAACTGGGGCCAGACTTGAGTTGAACTTGAGTTGAACTGAGGCCGAACTGGGACCAAACTGGGGCCGAACTTGAGTTGAACTGGGACTAAACTGGGGCCGAACTGGGGTTGaactggggctgaactggggcTAAACTGGGGCTGAACTGAGGCCGAAATGGGACCAaactggggctgaactggggccaaactgggactaaactggggctgaactggggcCCCGTTGGTCCATTGGATGAACCTCGTGCTGGTGGTTCCAGATCATTCCGTGCCAGAGCCAGACCCTGACAAACAccgggaatggggctgggaatggggctgggaatggggctgggaatggggaaactccaggaatggggcagggaacggggctgggaatggggctgggaatgggaaacaccgggaatggggctgggaatggggctgggaacggggctgggaatggggaaacaccgggaatggggctgggaatggggctgggaacaggAAACAccgggaatggggctgggaatggggctgggaatggggaacaccgggaatggggctgggaacgGGGCTGGGAGTGGGTCTGGgaacagggcagggaatgggaaacCCCAGGAACAGCTCCGGTAACTGGGCATGGCCTGGGAAACTCCAGGAACGGGGCAGGGCCCGGCAAACACcgggaatggggcagggaacGGGGCAGGGCCTGACAAACATCAGGAATTAGGCAGGGCCTGGCAAActctgggaatggggcagggcACCGGGAACAGCTCCGGGAACGGGTCAGGGCACCAGGAACAGCTCCGGTAGCGGGGCAGGGCCCGGCAAACACCGGGAACGGGGCATGGCCTGGCAAACATTGGGGATGGCTCCGGTAGCGGGGCAGGGCCTGGCAAACATCAGGAATTAGGCAGGGCCTGGCAAACatcaggaacagctctgggaatggggcagggcCTGGCAAACCCCCCAGAAGGTGCCAGAACGATTTCAGCACCGGGGCCCCCTCCCGACCCCATCCAGCCACACCGAGGAGGCTCCAGCCCTTTTATTACAAACATCAAACGGAACCGAGCGGGACACGACAAATTCCAGACCCGGGCGGATCCCTGAAAACCAAACCACGGCTCAGGGGAGAGCGGACGGAGCAGCAGCTCCGGATCCGGTGGCTCAGAGGGACGGGAACGTCCCCAGTGGGGGACCCAGAACGGGGAACCTGAGAGTGGGGAACCGGGAACGTCCCCACGGGGGAACCCTGAGgtttggctgctgcagaggcagcaccaggcacagTCAGTGAGTGGATCCTGGAACACTGAGATCCTGGGAACAATGAGATCCCGGGAACAGTGAAATCCTGGAACACAGAGATCACGGGAACAATGAAATCTCGGTAACACTGAAATCCCAATAACAGCAGGATCCTGGGAACAATGAAATCCTGGGAACAATGAAATCCTGTGACACTCTGATCCTGGAACACTGAGATCCCAGTAACACCAGGATCCTGGGAACACTGAGATCATGGGAACACCGAGATCCCTGGAACAGCGAAATCTTGGTAACACTGAAATCCCAATAACACCAGGATCATGGGAACACTGAGATTACAGGAACAATGAGATCCCAGTAACACCAGGATCCCAGTAATACCAGGATCATGGGAACACCGAGATCCCTGGAACAGCGAAATCCCAGTAACACCAGGATCCTGGGAACACCGAGGTCCTGGGAGCATCAAGATCCCGGTAACATCAGGATCCCAGTAACACCGAGATCCTGGGAACATCAAAACCCCAGTAACACCAGGATCCTGGGAACACTGAGATCATGGGAACAATGAGATCCCAGAAACACCAGGATCCTGGGAACAATGAGATCTCAGTAACACCAAGATCCTGGGAACACAAGGATCCTGGGAACAATGAGATCCCAGTAACACCAAGATCCTGGTAACATCAGGATCCCAGTAACACCATGATCCCGGTAACACCATGATCCAGGTAACACCAAGATCCCGGGAACACCAGGATCCCAGTAACACCGAGATCTCAGTAACACTGTGATCCCAGTAACACCGAGATCCAGGCAACACCGAGCTCCCGCGGTGCCAGTCCGTACAAGGGCCcagccccatccatccctgcccttaGGGACACTTGACAGACTCGTTCCTGAAGTGCGGCCACACCCGCAGCAGATCCCGCGGCCAGTAGTGGTGCACCATGACCAGCCGCGAGAAGCGACACTTGTCGTAGTCCAGCCGGTACATGTTGAACGCGCCGGCCGGCGGGTCGGTGACGGGCACGCCCAGGGCGTGCAGGCAGATACCCACGAACGCATCCTCCATGTTGATAACGGGCAGCAGCTGCGCCACGGCGAAGACCCGCAGCGCCAGCGGCCCCGAGAGCACGTAGGCCGGCCCGCCGCAGTACGGCGGGTACGTGTCGTTGGGGTACACCTCCCGCGGCACGAACCACTTGTAGGCCCGGTTCCGCAGCGGCCCCGTGTGCCGGTACACGTAACCCGTGGCCAGGTCCGTCCTGACCGGCCGCAGCAACCGCCACAGGAACTCCAGGTTGAGGAAGACGTCGTGGTCGGCCTTGACCACGTAGGTGGCGTTGGGGCAGAAGCGACTCACCCACTCCAACCCCATCAACGTCTTGAGCGTCAGGTTGTTGTAGGTGTCCAGGAAGTCCTGCTGGATGAGATCCCCGTAGAGCTCGTCCTCCTCGCGCAGCACGGAGCGCAGCTCGGCGCCGAACACGGGGTGCAGGCCCAGCAGGAAGAGCCGCAGCACGCTCAGCCCCGGCACCGCGCTCTCGTCGCCCCACGTGCGGCGCACGGCGTCCCGCGCCGCCAGGTCGGCCGGCGACGACACCACGAGGAGCACGAGGAACGGCGTGCGCTCCCGGCACTTGTCGGGGTGGTTGAGCAGCCAGCGGTACGGGTACGGGTACGGCGGCTGCAGCTCGTGCCGCGGCGGTCGTGGTGGTCGCGGCGCCGTCGTGGCGTTGCCGGAGCGTTGGGGGGCGGCTCTGGGGGGCTcgggggtgctgctgggagggggctCCGAGCGTTGGGAttgcagggccagcagcgccagcgccgcggccgccggcagcaggagcaggcggCAGCTCTGGGAGAGTTTCATGGTGATACCTGGGGGGAAAAGAGGGGTGAGGGTGGGGTTGGGTCTGgggggggcagcaggagcccgGCGACACCGGAATGGCACCGGGACCAGAACCCCAATGACACCAGAATCCCACTGACATTGGAATGGCACCAGTACCAAAATCCCAATGACACCGGAATGGCACCAGGACCAGAACCCCACTGGTACCAGAATCCCACTGACACCGGAATGGCACCAGTACCAAAATCCCACTGGTACCAGAATGGCACTGGTACCAAAATCCCACTGACACTGGAATGGCACCAGGACTGGAATGGCACCAGTACCAAAACCCCACTGGTACCAGAATCCACTGACACCAGAATGGCACCGAGATCAGAATGGCACCGGGACCAAAACCCCAATGACACCAGTATGGCACCGGTACTGGAATGGCACCAGTACCAGAAACCCACTGACACCAGTACCAGAATCCCACTGACACTGGAATGGCACCAGTACCAGAAACCCACTGACACCAGTACTAAAATCCCACTGGTACCAGAATGGCACCAGTACCAAAATCCCACTGGTACCAGTACCAGAATCCCACTGACACCGGAATGGCACCGGGACCGGAATGGCACCAGTACCAGAAACCCACTGGTACCGGAATGGCACCAGTACTAAAATCCCACTGGTACCAAAACCCCACCAGTACCAAAATCCCACCAGTACCAGAATCCCACTGGTACCAGAATCCCACTGGTACCGGAATGGCACCAGTACTAAAATCCCACTGGTACCAAAAACCCACCAGTACCAAAATCCCACCAGTACCAGAATCCCACTGGTACCAGAATCCCACTGGTACCGGAATGGCACCAGTACTAAAATCCCACTGGTACCAAAAACCCACCAGTACCAAAATCCCACCAGTACCAGAATCCCACTGGTACCAGAATGGCACTGGTAACAAAATCCCACTGACACCAGTATGGCACCAGTACCAAAATCCCACTGGTACCAGTACCAGAATCCCACTGGTACCAAAATCCCACCAGTACCAGTATGGCACCAGTACTAAAATCCCACTGGTACTGGAATGGTACCGGTACCAAAATCCCACTGCTACCAGAATCCCACCAGTACCAAAATCTCACTGACACCAGAATGGCACCAGTACCAAAATCCTTCCAGTACCAGAATCCCACTGGCACCAGTATGGCACCAGTACCAAAATCCCACCAGTACCAGAATGGCACCAGTACTAAAATCCCACTGGTACCAGTACCAGAATCCCACTGGCACCAGTACGGCACCAGTACCAAAATGCCACTGataccccaatcccaatcccaccccattCACCCTCCCCATTcccggacccctccccatttccatttccccattcccgacccctccccattccccattccccattcccggacccctccccaaccccaatccctccccattcccggacccctccccattcccaattctCCATTcccggacccctccccatttccctttcccattcccgacccctccccattccgcccccccctcccccccccccgtTCCTGATAAGGCTCCACACGCGATAAGGGCGGAGGcgccgccggggccgcgccAGTTCCACCAGTCAGACCAGTTcgggggtctctggggagcGCTGGGGGGCGCTGGGGCTGagtccagctctgcccagttcatcccagttcatcccagttcgCTCCTGGGctttcccagttcatcccagttcactCCCGGGCTTTCCCAGTTCACTCCTGGGCtttcccagttcactcccagttcATTCCTGGGCTTTCCCAGTTCACTCCTGGGctttcccagttcatcccagttcgCTCCTGGGctttcccagttcatcccagttcactCCTGGGctttcccagttcatcccagttcattccTGGGctttcccagttcatcccatTTCACTCCTGGGCTTTCCCAGTTCGCTCCTGGGctttcccagttcatcccagttcattccTGGGctttcccagttcatcccagttcactcccagttcactcccGGGCTTTCCCAGTTCGCTCCTGGGctttcccagttcatcccatTTCACTCCTGGGCtttcccagttcactcccagttcACTCCTGGGCtttcccagttcactcccagttcactcccGGGCTTTCCCAGTTCGCTCACAGGCTTTCCCTTCCAGTTCACTCCTGGGCtttcccagttcactcccagttcATTCCTGGGctttcccagttcatcccagttcactCCCGGGCTTTCCCAGTTCGCTCCTGGGctttcccagttcatcccagttcactCCTGGGctttcccagttcatcccagttaaACCCAGGTGCTGCTCCCATTTTGTTGCAGTGACTCACAGTGtatcccagtgcatcccagttcatcccagttaaCTCCAGGTGCcattcccagtttatcccagtgcatcccagtcaCTCACAGCGGCTCCCAGTTCAGTCCAGGcgcagctcccagcccttcccagtgctcccagtaactcccagtgattcccagtaactcccagtgcgtcccagtcactcccagtagctcccagtTCAGTGcaggtgcagctcccagcccttcccagtgctcccagtaactcccagtgtatcccagtcactcccagtgtatcccagtttatcccagtaactcccagtggctcccagtttaatccaggcacagctcccagcccttcccagtgctcccagtaactcccagtgattcccagttAATTCCAGGTGCCCTTTCCAGTGtatcccagtgcatcccagttaATTACAGGTGGCAGtctcagcccttcccagtgctcccagtgattcccagtaactcccagtgcgtcccagtcactcccagtagctcccagtTCAGTGcaggtgcagctcccagcccttcccagtgctcccagtaactcccagtgcatcccagtgcatcccagtcaCTCACAGTGGCTCCCAGTGAAGTTTaggtgcagctcccagcccttcccagtttatcccagtaactcccagtgtatcccagtttatcccagtgtatcccagtggctcccagttCAGTCCAAGCGCAGCTCCCAAACCTTCCCAGTgtatcccagtccatcccagtcactcacagcagctcccagttcAATCCAGCCGCggctcccagcccttcccagtgctcccagtaactcccagtgattcccagttAATTCCAGGTGCCCTTTCCAGTgtatcccagtttatcccagtccatcccagtcacTCACAGTAGctcccagtagctcccagtTCAGTCcaggtgcagctcccagcccttccccgtgctcccagtaactcccagtgtatcccagtggctcccagttAACTCCAGGTGCCattcccagtaattcccagtgattcccagtttatcccagaTTATCCCAGTCATTCACAGCGGCTCCCAGTTCAGTGCAGCCGCggctcccagcccttcccagtgctcccagtaatTTCCAGTGTATCCCAGTTAACTCCAGGTGCCcttcccagtgtgtcccagtgtatcccagtaattcccagtgtgtcccagtcactcccagtagctcccagtTCAGTCCAGGcgcagctcccagcccttcccagtgctcccagtaatTCCCAGTGTATCCCAGTCACTCACAGTgtatcccagtttatcccagtaactcccagtggctcccagttTAATCCAGGcgcagctcccagcccttcccagtgctcccagtaactcccagtgattcccagttAATTCCAGGTGCCCTTTCCAGtgcatcccagtccatcccagtaactcccagtccatcccagtcacTCACAGCGGctcccagtagctcccagtTCAGTCCAGCCGCggctcccagcccttcccagtaactcccagtgtatcccagtttatcccagtgtatcccagttcagtccaggcacagctcccagaccttcccagtttatcccagtccatcccagtcactcacagcagctcccagttcAATCCAGCCGCggctcccagcccttcccagtgctcccagttaaCTCCaggtgccattcccagtgcatcccagtttatcccagtgcatcccagtccatcccagtcactcacagcagctcccagttcAGTGCAGCCGCggctcccagcccttcccagtgctcccagtgtatcccagtttatcccaaaGGCTCCCAGTTCAGTGCAGCCGCggctcccagcccttcccagtttatcccagtccatcccagtcactcacagcagctcccagtagctcccagtaactccaggtgcccttcccagtgctcccagtttatcccagtttatcccagtccatcccagtcactcacagcagctcccagtagctcccagtTAACTCCAGGTGCCCttcccagtaattcccagtgattcccagtttatcccagtgcatcccagtccatcccagtcactcacagcagctcccagcagctcccagttcAGCGCAGCCGcggctcccagtgctcccagtgctcccagtgctcccagttcccgTCCCGCGCTGCCTCTGCGGTGGCCGTGCCCGCAGGGACAGAAATTTGCGGGCTCGGGTGACGCAGGTGCCACCACCTGGGCCGGGCCACGCCCCGGGGCCACACCCAGCGCTGCTCAAACTTCCGCCTGCGGTGCCACCGCCGGGTGACAGCGACACCGAACCGGGGTCACCCAGCTGGGGACACCGCACGGGTGTCACCACGGGCACGCGGGTGTCAccacagagaggggacacaggtgacactgaccaCAGGTGACACCAcggagaggggacacaggtgacactgaccaCAGGTGACACCACAGACAGGTGACAAAAACCCCAAGTGCCACCACAGAgatgtgacacaggtgacaaagACCCCAGGTCCCACCAcggacaggtgacacaggtgacactgaccccaggtgccaccacagacaggtgacacaggtgacactgaccccaggtgacaccacagagaggtgacacaggtgacaaaaACCCCAGGAGCCACCACAGACCCCAGGTGACACCACAGAGAGGTGACACAGACCCCAGGTGACACcaaggacaggtgacacaggtgacactgaccccaggtgccaccacagacaggtgacacaggtgacaccgaccccaggtgccaccacagaccccaggtgccaccacagagaggtgacacaggtgacaccgACCCCAGGTGACAAAGACCCCAGGTGCCACCatggacaggtgacacaggtgacaccgACCCCAGGAGCCACCACAGACCCCAGATGCCACCACAGACAGGTGACAGAGACCCCAGGTGCCACcaaggacaggtgacacaggtgacactgaccccaggtgccaccacagacaggtgacacaggtgacaccacAGACAGGTGACAGACCCCAGGTGACACcaaggacaggtgacacaggtgacaccgACCCCAGGAGCCACCACAGACCCCAGGTGACACCAtagacaggtgacacaggtgacaaaaaccccaggtgccaccacagagaggtgacacaggtgacacagaggtcagaggtgtccctgtcacccccgGCCtggtgggacaaagggacaaggggacaaagggacaaaggCCATCGTGGGAATGTCACCTGCAGGGAACCCCCTGCCAGTCCTGAATCCTCAgaaagtgtccccaaaatgtgtccccaaagtgtccccatTGTCTCCAAAATGTGTCCCCAAAATGTGTCCCCAAAAAgggtccccaaagtgtccccagtgtccccaaaatgtccctaaaaatgtctccaaaaagtgtccccagtgtccccaaagtgtccccgAAGTGTCCCAAAATGtgtccccaaaaatgcccctaaaaagtgtccccaaagtgtccccagtgtccccaaaatgtccccaaaaagTGTCCCCAAAAAGGGTCCCTAAAAAGGGTCCCCAAAaagtgtccccattgtccccactgtccccaaaatgtccccgaAGTGTCccaaaagtgtccccaaaaaatgtccccagtgtccccaaggtccccaaaatgtcccaaaaaatgtccctaaagtgtccccagtgtccccaaagtgtccctaaaaagtgtccccaaaatatgtccccaaaaatgtccctaAAGTGTCCCAAATGTCCCTAAAAAGGGTCCCCAAAAAGGGTCCCTAAAAAGGGTCCCCAAAATGTGTCCCCAAAAAgggtccccagtgtccccaaagtgtccccgAAGTGTCCCAAAATGTGTCCCCaaaaaatgtccccaaggtccccaaaatgtcccaaaaaatgTCCCTgaagtgtccccagtgtccctaaaaagtgtccccaaaatatgtccccaaaaatgtcccagaaGTGTCCCAAATGTCCCTAAAAAgggtccccaaagtgtccccaaaatgtgtccccaaaaatgtccccaaagtgtccccaaggtgtccccacccccaccGGAGCcgtttcccttttccctcccggacttttttatttcccttaaaaaaaaaaacctcaaaaaagtaaaaacaaaacaacaaaaaaattttataaaaaaatatccaGAGAAAGAGGGGGGACAAAGGGGGGGCTGAGAAATGagggggggggggtccctgggaatggggggggctctgggggggtcccCTCAATCTGGGGGGTCCCTCCTCAATCCAGGGGGGCTCCCCTCAATTTAGGGGTCTCCCCTCAATCTGGAGGGTCTCCCCTCAATccgggggggctctggggggtccCCTCAGTCCAGGGGGTCCCTCCTCATTCTGGGGGGCTCCCCTCAgtctgggggggctctggggggctccCCTGAATCTGAGGGGTCTCCCCTCAATCTGggggtctcccctcagtctggGGATGTCCCCTCAATCCAGGGGGTCTCCCCTCAATCTGGGGGTCCCCCCTCAAtccaggggggctctggggggtccCCCCTCAATCCAGGGGTCTCCCCTCAATCTGGGGATGTCCCCTCAGTCCAGGGGGGTCTCCCCTCAATCTGGGGGGTCCCCCCTCACTCCAGGGGTCCCCCCTCACTCCAGGGGGGCTCTCCTCAATCTGGGGGTCCCCCCTCAATCCAGGGGGATCCCCACAGACCCCAGAGCCTCCCGTGCCCGGGGGGGGTCTCCCCTCAatctgggggggctctgggggatcCCCTCAGTCTGGGGGTCTCTCCTCAATCCAGGGGTCCCCCCACAATCCAGGGGGATCCCCACAGACCCCAGAGCCTCCCGTGCCCAGGGGGGGCTCCCCTCAATCCAAGGGGCTCCCCTCACTTTGGGGGGGCTCTCCTGAGTCTGGGGGCTCCCCTCAgtctgggggggctctgggggtctcCCCTCAGTCCAGGGGCTCCCCCCTCAGTCCAGGGGGATCCCCACAGACCCCAGGGCCTCCCGTGCCCAGGGGGGGGCTCCCCTCAATCCAGGGGTCCCCCCTCAATCCAGGGGGGTTCTCCTCAATCTGGGGGGGCTCCCCTCAATTTAGGGGGCTCCTCTGAGTCTGGGGGATCCCCTCAATCCAGGGGTCTCCCCTCACTCTGGGGGTCTCCCCTCAATCCAGGGGGATCCCCACAGACCCCAGAGCCTCCCGTGCCCAGGGGCGGGCTCCCCTCAatctgggggggctctggggggctccCCTCACTCCAGGGGGTCCCCCCTCAATCTGGGGGTCCCCCCTCAAtccaggggggctctggggggctccCCTCACTCTGGGGGCTCCCCCCAATCCAGGGGTCTCCCCTCAGTCCAGGGGGATCCCCACAGACCCCAGGGCCTCCCGTGCCCAGGGGGGGCTCCCCTCAATCCAGGGGTCCCCCCTCACTTTGGGGGGGCTCTCCTGAATCTGGGGGGGCTCCCCTCACTCTGGGGGTCCCCCCTCAATCCAGGAGGATCCCCACAGACCCCAGAGCCTCCCGTGCCCAGGGGggggctccccccctccccccgtACATCCTCTCCATGAACTCGCGCACGAACTCGGGGAAGCGCCGCTGCACGATGCTCTCCCTGATGGATCCCATCAGCTTCatctggggaggagggggggggatTCCAGGGGGGTCAGCGAGGTGTTGagaccccccagcccctcctcacaccccccagagcccccccaaatcccccccagcccaCCTGGTAGGCGATGTTGTGCAGGGTCAGCAGGTGCAGCGCCGCCGTGTTGGAGCGCAGCAGCGCGTGCAGGTACGCCCGGGAATACCTGGgaaaggattttggggagggggtttctGGGGGGGTTCAGCCCCACTCTGGACACCCCCAGGTatccccccgagccccccacaCCCACCTCTGGCAGGTGGGGCAGCCGCAGTCGGCGTCGATGGGGCGGAAATCTTTGGCGAATTGGCGATTCttcagctgcagggagccccAGGGCACCAGGGCGGAGCCGAAACGCTGCGGGGTGAGGGGGGGGTCAGGACgggttggggaggggtcccaaacCTTGAGGAGGGGTCGGGGGTCCCCAATCCCCCCTCCCAgaccctcccagccccctccccttaCCGCAGTGCGGGTGGGGAACACGCAGTCGAACATGTCGCAGCCCAGCGCCACGCACACCACCAGGTCCGTGGCGTaactggggaggggggaatttgggggtgatTCCGGGGGTCTCCCCAGCTCAGAGCGCTCTGAGGGGGTGCTGGGGAAGCCCCCAGACTCACCCCACGCCCATCAGGTAGCGAGGTttgtccctgggcaggagctcGGCGCTGAACTTCACCGTGCGCCAGAACTGAGCCTTGTCCTCGCCCCCGCTCAGGCCCCCGATGGCAAAGCCGGGCACGTCCCGCTGGGTcatggctggggagggggagagacccctcctcaaatcaTCAATgaacccctgggaccccccaggtCACCTCTGAACCCCCCAGGTcacccctgaaccccccaaatCACCCCTGAGCTCCCTGAACCCCCTGaacccacccagagcccccagtgCAGAGCCGGGCACGTCTCGCTGGGTcatggctggggagggggagagaccCCCCCTCAAATCATCCATGAACCTCTGAGACCCCCCTCAAATCATCCATGAACCTCTGAGACCCCCCTCAAATCATCCATGAACCTCTGAGACCCCCCTCAAATCATCCATGAACCTCTGAGACCCCCCTCAAATCATCCATGAACCTCTGAGACCCCCCTCAAATCATCATgaaccccccaaaccacccctgagcccctggagtcacccctgagctccctgagTCACCCAGATCCACCCAGAGCCGGGCACGTCCCGCTGGGTcatggctggggagggggatggagaccccccccaaatcatTCCTGAACCTCTGGGACCCCCCTCAAATCATCCCTGAACCCCCCAAATCATCATGAACCCCCAATCacccctgagctccctga
It contains:
- the LOC117009444 gene encoding beta-1,3-galactosyltransferase 2-like, which translates into the protein MNWAELDSAPAPPSAPQRPPNWSDWWNWRGPGGASALIATPEPPRAAPQRSGNATTAPRPPRPPRHELQPPYPYPYRWLLNHPDKCRERTPFLVLLVVSSPADLAARDAVRRTWGDESAVPGLSVLRLFLLGLHPVFGAELRSVLREEDELYGDLIQQDFLDTYNNLTLKTLMGLEWVSRFCPNATYVVKADHDVFLNLEFLWRLLRPVRTDLATGYVYRHTGPLRNRAYKWFVPREVYPNDTYPPYCGGPAYVLSGPLALRVFAVAQLLPVINMEDAFVGICLHALGVPVTDPPAGAFNMYRLDYDKCRFSRLVMVHHYWPRDLLRVWPHFRNESVKCP